A genome region from Littorina saxatilis isolate snail1 linkage group LG16, US_GU_Lsax_2.0, whole genome shotgun sequence includes the following:
- the LOC138950150 gene encoding uncharacterized protein, which translates to MVPKRPMKPGYPKRRQRGKRGGKRGRSSLHTHHYLLGCHIVQERTIKPGYSKRQQRGMRAQDKRGRMSFHPILHTHHHNLGCHIVPERTIKPGYPKRQQRGVRAEDERRKKRPFESSSDSSYSPPPSRVSHSAREDHETRIAQGSAERHESRGRKRKRVKRPFESSPILHTHHRHLG; encoded by the exons ATGGTGCCAAAGAGACCCATGAAACCAGGGTATCCAAAGCGTCGGCAGAGAGGCAAAAGAGGAGGGAAAAGAGGACGTTCGAGTCTTCATACTCATCACTACCTTCTAG gTTGTCACATAGTGCAAGAGAGGACAATCAAACCAGGGTACTCAAAGCGTCAGCAGAGAGGCATGAGAGCCCAGGACAAAAGAGGCCGTATGAGTTTTCATCCGATTCTTCATACTCACCACCACAATCTAG gTTGTCACATAGTGCCAGAGAGGACCATCAAACCAGGGTACCCAAAGCGTCAGCAGAGAGGCGTGAGAGCCGAGGACGAAAGGAGAAAAAAGAGGCCGTTCGAGTCTTCATCCGATTCTTCATACTCACcaccaccatctag ggTGTCACACAGTGCCAGAGAGGACCATGAAACCAGGATAGCCCAAGGGTCAGCAGAGAGGCATGAAAGCCGAGGtcgaaagaggaagagagtaaAGAGGCCGTTCGAGTCTTCACCGATTCTTCATACTCACCACCGCCATCTAGGTTAG